The genomic segment TGCAAATTGCATTACTGTCTtgtctttccattttttaaaatttcaacacCTCTGTAGTTCTCTCTTCTCTATGTCATAAGCCTCACACTGCCTTCCCAATGAGACCAGTCTTTTTTTAGGCACATGGGCAGTAAGGGGCGAATCCCACCAGCTGTACTCTGGTGAGAGCACACAGGTAGGTCTGTGGTCGATCAGGTAGCGGTTTAAGTAGCTTTCCTCCAGTCCTTTGGCCATCATGTTGTTTGCCTGGTCCTGAAGTATAAGCAAAGAACACTCCCGAGCAAGTCTGCGCATCTGAGAAACCACCCCGCCATAAAACTCTGATGTATAATAGTAGTCTCCCTCGTCCTCCTCTACGCAAGCGGATGACTCTTCTTGGTCTTCGTAAGGGAAATTGTTTCGTGGCATTTCAAAAAACTCTGGGTGTAGCGTAGCCACCAGATCCCCAAGGATTTCTTCCCCTACTGGGCCCACAAACTCCTGGTCAATGTCAGCGCAGAAGATGTAGTCGACCTCTTTGCCAATGGACCCCCAGATGGCTTCGGCGAACAGCACCATGCGACGGTAAGCCAACCTGTCCCAGCCAGGCAGCTCCGCAGCCGGAAGCATCTTCATCTGTCGTCCAGGGCCCAGCTCAACCGGAGGATCCAGAGTGCGGGGGTTGTCTGTAAGAATGTAATACGTGACCATCTGACCAGGGAGAAAGTGGTTTTCGGCTGAGTAGAGGAAATGACGGACAAACCGGGCGTAAGTTCCCACCACAAGGGCCAACAGGCCTATGCGAATTCCTCGTTCTGAGAGTTTTGCCCTGCGCCACACCGAATTGTGGCTGTCACCCCAAACCATAGGGGCTCCCCATGATGTCTCCTGTGGAGTTTTTGAGTCCACTGTCTTCATTGAAGACATGTCTTTCAGTATCATTCCATCCTTCATTCCCAACACCTGAGACAAGGGATGGGCTGACTCCAAACTGGCAGCAGCTCTACGTCCATTAAAGAAGTCTAGAGAGACAAAAAGTTGTCatttaagaacaaaaaccaTACTGTACTTGGATATGGAAAGTAATCACACCTATTAATATTTAACTGATACCTAAAGCCAACACTGAGACAGATAAGTTTAAAACTCTGCTAGAAATGTagcaaaatacagaaattacctttataaaaatgatcagaagCAACTGATATAACTATTTGGCCCACAACTCATCTAAGGTCCAAGTAGGTCTGTTCAACACATTTTTCGGTGTGCATGCATTGTCCTGATACAAAGTGAAAGAACATATTGCTCTGTATACTTACATATGATAAGAGACAGTAGAAAACAGCACAGAAGGAGCTGTATTCTGTTCATTCTGACTGGGCCTGCATGACGACAAACACACAGTGAAACAGCGGCAACTTGTCCTCATCCACTCTAATGCagtgatggggttttttttcaccttCTTTGAGATTTCTTCCATGTTAGCTGTTTCCATGCAACTTaaacgttttaaaaatgaagacaaagataacctgggcaaacatataaaaacagttttaatctgCTCAAGCTTTTTACTTCCctgtgaagaaatgtttttccacTCCTCTGTGCAGGATTACATTAATTCACTCAACCTGAGGGGTTTTAAACAT from the Xiphophorus maculatus strain JP 163 A chromosome 20, X_maculatus-5.0-male, whole genome shotgun sequence genome contains:
- the LOC102232496 gene encoding globoside alpha-1,3-N-acetylgalactosaminyltransferase 1-like gives rise to the protein MALFLFCKSPAGPVRMNRIQLLLCCFLLSLIIYFFNGRRAAASLESAHPLSQVLGMKDGMILKDMSSMKTVDSKTPQETSWGAPMVWGDSHNSVWRRAKLSERGIRIGLLALVVGTYARFVRHFLYSAENHFLPGQMVTYYILTDNPRTLDPPVELGPGRQMKMLPAAELPGWDRLAYRRMVLFAEAIWGSIGKEVDYIFCADIDQEFVGPVGEEILGDLVATLHPEFFEMPRNNFPYEDQEESSACVEEDEGDYYYTSEFYGGVVSQMRRLARECSLLILQDQANNMMAKGLEESYLNRYLIDHRPTCVLSPEYSWWDSPLTAHVPKKRLVSLGRQCEAYDIEKRELQRC